GTAAAAAATCCTTTTAAGTGTATATTTAAATGTATATACCATGCAATGTTTGATATGATAAAGCATGATGGTATAGAACATGCAGGCTATTTATCATTTATTATCTTATTATCAATCTTTCCTTTCTTAGTTTTTTTTATGGCATTAATATCAAATGTAGCTCAGTTACTAAATCAATACGATATTAGTATTAATGATAAGTTGATTGTATTGATAAACGATAATATCCCTAATGAAGTTATTTCAGGGCTTATGCCACGGATTCAAGAAATAATTTCAGGACCTCCTCATAGCTTATTAACATTGGCAGTTATAGGAACAATATGGACTGCTTCATCTGCTGTAGAAGGAATAAGGACTATATTGAATAAAGCATATAGGGTTTCTAATCCTCCTTCTTATATTTTTCGTAGATTATTAAGTATTTTTCAATTTCTTGTGATTACTGTAACGATAATTATTGCTATGGTATGTATAATTTTTCTTCCTGTTATTTATGGCATATTGGATAAAGATTTGGGATATTTAAAATATGCTATCAGTGAGTTAGTATTGTTTATATCTATTACTTTATTGTATTTTATTGTGCCAAATATTAAACAGAATTTGATAAATGTAATTCCAGGTGCAATATTAGTGACTTTGTTATGGACATGTTCATCGTTTGTTTTTACTTGGTATATAAAAACCTTCCATCAATTAAACATAATATACGGTAGCTTAGCTAGCATTATTGCATCGTTACTATTTTTCTATATTTTGAGTATATTTTTTATATATGGAGCGGAATTAAACTATAGGCTAAAAAACACGTTCATATAATACTTAAACTGCATATTTACTTTACTAAAAAGTTTGTACGGAATTATACATAACTCATATAATCCCGTACTCGAAAATAGAGATGGAAGATATTCCATGAATTAGTAGACAGGGTACGTAATACTCAACTCGTATGAATGTAAGAATACACATGTAATATCCACCTTGTTAACTATTAACTCTACCTTATCTTACTTTAATGAATACCATTAAGTAACACTTTGACGATATTTCTACTCTGGATCATCTCTACTGTAATGATATTTTGCGTTCCCTATTTTTCTTGGATGCCTGTTTGTTCTGCTTGCTCTGGTGATTTTGTTGTTAATAATGATGCGTTTGGTAAGACAGTATCATTATCACTATTATGTTTTTGAGATACATCTTTGTTCTGTAGTACTTCAAAGTATTTACCTGTTATTGAGGCGCCTATGAGTAATAGTGTACTTGCCATAAAAGTAACAAATGATGCAAAGAAAATATTCACTGATGTTTTAGGAATACCAGGTATGTCTAGATCTAACGCAAGATTTATTCCAGAATATATTGTAGTAAGTGCAGAAACCAGTGCTACTGTAGTAGACAATATAGCTCCTGTAGTAAGTAGTGTATTATTCATAGAATGTTTTTGATTACCACTGTGTATCATAATTATTGCCTTAAAAAATTAAATATTTATTTAATATTAAATAAATATTTAATTTTAATCAAGAAATATTATTAATTTTTATTGAGTATATTAATATA
This Ehrlichia japonica DNA region includes the following protein-coding sequences:
- a CDS encoding YihY/virulence factor BrkB family protein, whose amino-acid sequence is MLRKKVKNPFKCIFKCIYHAMFDMIKHDGIEHAGYLSFIILLSIFPFLVFFMALISNVAQLLNQYDISINDKLIVLINDNIPNEVISGLMPRIQEIISGPPHSLLTLAVIGTIWTASSAVEGIRTILNKAYRVSNPPSYIFRRLLSIFQFLVITVTIIIAMVCIIFLPVIYGILDKDLGYLKYAISELVLFISITLLYFIVPNIKQNLINVIPGAILVTLLWTCSSFVFTWYIKTFHQLNIIYGSLASIIASLLFFYILSIFFIYGAELNYRLKNTFI